In the genome of Myxococcus guangdongensis, one region contains:
- a CDS encoding diguanylate cyclase yields MADGERKKTQEVARRAGTGGELSGRTVLIVDDDPAHVAHVREGLAPRGYVFKEAHDGTQALSAIRESRPDLILMDVEMPGLGGVEVCRIIKANAGEDGFGFIPVILMTARQAAGKVEGLELGADDYLVKPFDMLELSARVKSMLRLKVLQDALVEKNRELDRANKELASKREELLALSRTDGLTGLYNRRCFEERLSEEFARSKRYQSPLSLVMLDIDHFKRINDTFGHVFGDQVLKAVAQTTRARLREVDMLARYGGEEFIALLPETAPQDALKVCERVREAIAALGVEHVGPDGKPQQVRLTASLGVATVPSPALETAEALLRAADAGLYAAKGAGRNRVQQHVP; encoded by the coding sequence ATGGCGGACGGCGAGAGGAAGAAGACGCAGGAGGTCGCGCGTCGGGCGGGGACAGGCGGGGAGCTCAGTGGGCGGACGGTGCTCATCGTCGACGACGACCCGGCGCATGTGGCGCACGTGCGCGAGGGGCTGGCGCCGCGGGGCTACGTGTTCAAGGAGGCGCACGACGGGACCCAGGCCCTGTCGGCCATCCGCGAGTCGCGGCCGGACCTCATCCTGATGGACGTGGAGATGCCGGGGCTGGGCGGCGTGGAGGTGTGCCGCATCATCAAGGCGAACGCGGGGGAGGACGGGTTCGGCTTCATCCCGGTGATTCTGATGACGGCGCGCCAGGCGGCCGGGAAGGTGGAGGGGCTGGAGCTGGGCGCGGACGACTACCTGGTCAAGCCCTTCGACATGCTGGAGCTGTCGGCGCGGGTGAAGTCGATGCTGCGGCTCAAGGTGCTCCAGGACGCGCTGGTGGAGAAGAACCGGGAGCTGGACCGCGCCAACAAGGAGCTGGCCAGCAAGCGCGAGGAGCTGCTCGCCCTGTCGCGCACGGACGGGCTGACGGGGCTGTACAACCGGCGCTGCTTCGAGGAGCGGCTGAGCGAGGAGTTCGCGCGCTCCAAGCGCTACCAGTCCCCCCTGTCGCTGGTGATGCTGGACATCGACCACTTCAAGCGCATCAACGACACCTTCGGCCACGTCTTCGGAGACCAGGTGCTCAAGGCGGTGGCCCAGACGACGCGCGCGCGGCTGCGCGAGGTGGACATGCTGGCGCGCTACGGCGGCGAGGAGTTCATCGCGCTGCTCCCGGAGACGGCGCCCCAGGACGCGCTCAAGGTGTGCGAGCGCGTGCGAGAGGCCATCGCGGCCCTGGGCGTGGAGCATGTGGGTCCGGACGGAAAGCCGCAGCAGGTGCGGCTGACGGCGTCGCTGGGCGTGGCGACGGTGCCCTCCCCGGCTTTGGAGACGGCGGAGGCGCTCTTGCGCGCGGCGGACGCGGGGCTCTACGCGGCCAAGGGAGCGGGGCGCAACCGTGTCCAGCAACACGTTCCGTGA